Proteins co-encoded in one Burkholderia ambifaria AMMD genomic window:
- a CDS encoding ferritin-like domain-containing protein: protein MEPSSFTAAPRCVRRAALDALRMSEPAAKAAQVRALYDALLAGQAAIAPALELDEPADLPGRPARPPLVEPRQLERRSMRSPAGRAVLLHALAHIEFNAINLALDAVWRFARMPDAFYADWLKVAAEEAYHFTLLSERLAGFGHAYGDFPAHNGLWEMCERTKADVLARMALVPRTLEARGLDASPPIRARLVQAGDDASAAILDVILRDEIGHVAIGNRWFRHLCDAAGRDPVSAYRELAEQYHAPRLRGPFNFDARRTAGFEQAELDELAAQDAADSKAAG from the coding sequence ATGGAGCCTTCTTCTTTCACCGCCGCGCCGCGCTGTGTGCGCCGCGCCGCGCTCGACGCGCTGCGAATGTCCGAGCCGGCCGCGAAGGCCGCGCAGGTCCGCGCGCTGTACGACGCACTGCTGGCCGGGCAGGCCGCGATCGCGCCGGCGCTCGAGCTGGACGAACCGGCCGACCTGCCGGGCCGTCCGGCGCGCCCGCCGCTCGTCGAGCCGCGCCAGCTCGAGCGTCGCAGCATGCGCTCGCCCGCGGGGCGCGCGGTGCTGCTGCACGCGCTCGCGCATATCGAATTCAATGCGATCAACCTCGCGCTCGACGCCGTGTGGCGCTTCGCCCGGATGCCGGACGCGTTCTATGCGGACTGGCTGAAGGTCGCGGCCGAGGAGGCTTATCACTTCACGCTGCTGTCCGAGCGGCTGGCCGGGTTCGGGCATGCGTACGGCGATTTTCCCGCACACAACGGGCTGTGGGAGATGTGCGAGCGGACCAAGGCCGACGTGCTCGCGCGTATGGCGCTCGTGCCGCGCACGCTCGAGGCGCGCGGGCTCGACGCGTCGCCGCCGATCCGCGCGCGGCTCGTGCAAGCGGGCGACGACGCCTCCGCGGCGATCCTCGACGTGATCCTGCGCGATGAGATCGGCCATGTCGCGATCGGGAACCGCTGGTTCCGGCATTTGTGCGACGCGGCGGGCCGCGATCCGGTGTCTGCCTACCGTGAGCTCGCCGAGCAGTACCATGCGCCGCGGCTGCGCGGTCCGTTCAATTTCGACGCGCGCCGCACCGCGGGATTCGAGCAGGCGGAGCTGGACGAATTGGCCGCGCAGGACGCGGCGGACAGCAAGGCGGCGGGTTAG
- a CDS encoding gamma carbonic anhydrase family protein has protein sequence MTIYKLGETAPTIHESVFVADTAAIIGKVVLEENASVWFGATIRGDNETITVGTGSNVQEGAVLHTDPGFPLTIAENVTIGHQAMLHGCTIGEGSLIGIQAVVLNGAVIGRNCLVGAGAVVTEGKVFPDNSLILGAPAKVVRELSADDIARLRANAKTYVERRAHFKEQLVRIG, from the coding sequence GTGACGATCTACAAACTGGGCGAGACGGCCCCGACGATCCACGAAAGCGTATTCGTCGCCGATACGGCGGCCATCATCGGCAAGGTCGTGCTGGAGGAAAACGCGAGCGTCTGGTTCGGCGCGACGATTCGCGGCGACAACGAGACGATCACGGTCGGCACCGGAAGCAATGTCCAGGAAGGCGCGGTCCTGCACACCGACCCCGGTTTTCCGCTGACGATTGCGGAAAACGTGACGATCGGGCACCAGGCGATGCTGCACGGCTGCACGATCGGCGAAGGTTCGCTGATCGGGATTCAGGCGGTGGTCTTGAATGGTGCGGTCATCGGCCGCAACTGTCTGGTTGGTGCCGGCGCGGTCGTGACGGAAGGCAAGGTGTTCCCGGACAATTCGCTGATTCTCGGCGCCCCGGCGAAAGTCGTGCGCGAGCTGTCGGCGGACGATATCGCGCGACTGCGCGCCAATGCGAAGACGTACGTCGAGCGACGTGCGCATTTCAAGGAGCAACTCGTGCGGATCGGGTGA
- the hslO gene encoding Hsp33 family molecular chaperone HslO — translation MSDQLQKFMFNSAPVRGEIVSLRNTWQEVLSRRDYPAPVRTVLGEMMAACALLSANLKFHGTLIMQIFGDGPVQMLVVQCSSDLSMRATAKFAGDAAQTIGDDTSFASLVNASGHGRCVITLDPAEKLPGQQPYQGIVPLNGVDGPLESVSQVLEHYMHHSEQLDTRLWLAADRDRAVGMLLQKLPGDGGIVPRNAETDIDTWERVCTLGGTLSAKELLEVEPEVVFRRLFWQENVQHFEPAGTRFQCSCSREKVGAMLRMLGRDEVDSVIVERGHVEIHCEFCNQRYEFDPVDVAQLFAAPELATGITPAAGQRH, via the coding sequence GTGAGCGACCAGTTACAGAAATTCATGTTCAATTCGGCACCCGTGCGCGGCGAGATCGTGTCGCTGCGCAACACGTGGCAAGAGGTGCTTTCCCGCCGTGACTACCCTGCTCCGGTGCGCACGGTGCTCGGCGAGATGATGGCCGCGTGTGCGCTGCTGTCCGCGAACCTGAAATTTCACGGCACCCTGATCATGCAGATCTTCGGCGACGGCCCGGTCCAGATGCTGGTCGTCCAGTGCAGCTCGGACCTGTCGATGCGCGCCACGGCCAAGTTCGCCGGCGACGCGGCGCAGACGATCGGCGACGACACGAGCTTTGCGTCGCTCGTCAACGCGAGCGGCCACGGCCGCTGCGTGATCACGCTCGACCCGGCCGAGAAGCTGCCGGGCCAGCAGCCGTACCAGGGCATCGTGCCGCTGAACGGCGTCGACGGTCCGCTCGAATCGGTGTCGCAGGTGCTCGAGCACTACATGCATCACTCGGAGCAGCTCGACACGCGGCTGTGGCTCGCGGCCGATCGCGACCGCGCGGTCGGCATGCTGCTGCAGAAGCTGCCGGGCGACGGCGGCATCGTGCCGCGCAACGCCGAGACGGACATCGATACCTGGGAGCGGGTGTGCACGCTCGGCGGCACGCTGTCCGCGAAGGAACTGCTCGAGGTCGAACCGGAAGTCGTGTTCCGCCGGCTCTTCTGGCAGGAAAACGTGCAGCACTTCGAACCGGCCGGTACGCGCTTCCAGTGCTCGTGCTCGCGCGAGAAGGTCGGCGCGATGCTGCGCATGCTCGGTCGCGATGAAGTCGACAGCGTGATCGTCGAGCGCGGTCACGTCGAGATTCACTGCGAGTTCTGCAACCAGCGCTACGAGTTCGACCCCGTCGATGTCGCGCAGTTGTTCGCCGCGCCGGAACTCGCGACCGGCATCACGCCCGCGGCCGGCCAGCGTCACTGA
- the ftsB gene encoding cell division protein FtsB: MRLVTVVLIALLALIQYPLWWGHGGWLRVHELRQQLGDQLQKNADEKLRNERIAGEVQDLQSGTAAIEERGRYEMGMVKDGEVFVQFVSPNTPAGPLNTTPSNTSTRGAVSAAPVRVVPNPQSIAKPSRHHGGEKGKPAHH, encoded by the coding sequence ATGCGGCTTGTCACTGTCGTCCTGATTGCCTTGCTGGCGCTCATTCAGTACCCCCTATGGTGGGGACACGGCGGCTGGTTGCGGGTGCACGAATTGCGTCAGCAACTCGGCGATCAGCTGCAGAAGAACGCGGACGAGAAGCTGCGCAATGAACGGATCGCGGGGGAAGTGCAGGATCTGCAAAGCGGCACCGCGGCCATCGAGGAGCGTGGGCGCTACGAGATGGGCATGGTGAAGGACGGCGAAGTATTCGTGCAGTTCGTGTCGCCGAACACGCCGGCCGGGCCGCTGAACACCACGCCGTCCAACACGTCGACGCGTGGCGCCGTGTCCGCGGCGCCCGTGCGTGTCGTGCCGAACCCGCAGTCGATTGCAAAGCCGTCGCGGCATCACGGCGGCGAGAAGGGCAAGCCCGCGCATCACTGA
- the eno gene encoding phosphopyruvate hydratase has product MSAIVDIIGREILDSRGNPTVECDVLLESGTMGRAAVPSGASTGSREAIELRDGEAGRYNGKGVLKAVEHINTEISEAIMGLDASEQAFLDKTLLELDGTDNKSRLGANAMLAVSMAVAKAAAEEAGLPLYRYFGGSGAMQLPVPMMNIVNGGAHANNSLDIQEFMIVPVSQPTFREALRCGAEVFHALKKILSDRGMSTAVGDEGGFAPNFGSNDECLSTILQAIEKAGYRAGEDVLLALDCAASEFYHDGKYQLAGEGLQLSSAEFTDYLATLADKFPIVSIEDGMHESDWEGWKLLTERLGKKVQLVGDDLFVTNTRILKEGIEKGIANSILIKINQIGTLTETFAAIEMAKRAGYTAVISHRSGETEDSTIADIAVGLNAGQIKTGSLSRSDRISKYNQLLRIEEDLGDIASYPGKSAFYNLR; this is encoded by the coding sequence ATGAGTGCAATCGTAGATATCATCGGCCGCGAGATTCTGGATTCGCGCGGCAACCCCACCGTCGAATGCGACGTGCTGCTCGAATCGGGCACGATGGGCCGCGCGGCGGTGCCGTCGGGCGCGTCCACCGGCTCGCGTGAAGCGATCGAACTGCGTGACGGCGAAGCCGGCCGCTACAACGGCAAGGGCGTGCTGAAGGCGGTCGAGCACATCAACACCGAAATCTCCGAAGCCATCATGGGCCTCGACGCGTCGGAACAGGCGTTCCTCGACAAGACCCTGCTCGAGCTGGACGGCACCGACAACAAGTCGCGCCTCGGCGCGAACGCGATGCTGGCCGTGTCGATGGCCGTCGCGAAGGCGGCGGCCGAAGAAGCCGGCCTGCCGCTGTACCGCTACTTCGGCGGCTCGGGCGCGATGCAGCTGCCGGTCCCGATGATGAACATCGTCAACGGCGGCGCGCACGCGAACAACAGCCTCGACATCCAGGAATTCATGATCGTCCCGGTCAGCCAGCCGACGTTCCGTGAAGCCCTGCGTTGCGGCGCGGAAGTATTCCACGCGCTGAAGAAGATCCTGAGCGACCGCGGCATGAGCACGGCAGTCGGCGACGAAGGCGGCTTCGCACCGAACTTCGGCAGCAACGACGAATGCCTGTCGACGATCCTGCAGGCAATCGAGAAGGCCGGCTACCGTGCGGGCGAAGACGTCCTCCTCGCGCTCGACTGCGCGGCCTCCGAGTTCTACCACGACGGCAAGTACCAGCTCGCCGGCGAAGGCCTGCAACTGTCGTCGGCCGAATTCACCGACTACCTCGCGACGCTCGCCGACAAGTTCCCGATCGTGTCGATCGAGGACGGCATGCACGAAAGCGACTGGGAAGGCTGGAAGCTGCTGACCGAGCGCCTCGGCAAGAAGGTGCAGCTCGTCGGCGACGACCTGTTCGTCACGAACACGCGCATCCTGAAGGAAGGCATCGAGAAGGGCATCGCGAACTCGATCCTGATCAAGATCAACCAGATCGGTACGCTGACCGAAACGTTCGCGGCAATCGAAATGGCGAAGCGCGCAGGCTACACGGCCGTGATCTCGCACCGCTCGGGCGAAACGGAAGATTCGACGATCGCGGACATCGCGGTCGGCCTGAACGCCGGTCAGATCAAGACGGGTTCGCTGTCGCGCAGCGACCGCATCTCGAAGTACAACCAGCTGCTGCGTATCGAGGAAGATCTCGGCGATATCGCAAGCTACCCGGGCAAATCGGCTTTCTATAACCTGCGCTAA
- the kdsA gene encoding 3-deoxy-8-phosphooctulonate synthase, which produces MKLCDFEVGLDQPFFLIAGTCVVESEQMTIDTAGRLKEICEKLNVPFIYKSSYDKANRSSGKSFRGLGMDEGLRILGEVKRQLGLPVLTDVHSIDEIEQVASVVDVLQTPAFLCRQTDFIHACARSGKPVNIKKGQFLAPHDMKNVIDKAREAAREAGLSEDRFMACERGVSFGYNNLVSDMRSLAIMRETSAPVVFDATHSVQLPGGQGTSSGGQREFVPVLARAAVATGVAGLFMETHPNPAEAKSDGPNAVPLNRMGALLETLVTLDQAVKRHPFLENDFN; this is translated from the coding sequence ATGAAGCTGTGCGATTTCGAGGTCGGTCTCGACCAGCCTTTCTTCCTGATCGCGGGTACCTGCGTCGTCGAATCGGAGCAAATGACGATCGACACGGCGGGCCGCCTGAAGGAGATCTGCGAGAAGCTGAACGTGCCGTTCATCTACAAGTCGTCGTATGACAAGGCGAACCGCAGCTCGGGCAAGTCGTTTCGCGGCCTCGGAATGGACGAGGGCCTGCGGATCCTCGGCGAGGTGAAGCGCCAGCTCGGCCTGCCGGTGCTGACCGACGTGCATTCGATCGACGAGATCGAGCAGGTCGCGTCGGTCGTCGACGTCCTCCAGACGCCCGCGTTCCTGTGCCGTCAGACCGATTTCATCCACGCGTGCGCGCGCTCGGGCAAGCCCGTCAACATCAAGAAGGGCCAGTTCCTCGCGCCGCACGACATGAAGAACGTGATCGACAAGGCGCGCGAAGCGGCGCGTGAAGCCGGTCTGTCGGAAGACCGATTCATGGCGTGCGAGCGCGGCGTCTCGTTCGGCTACAACAACCTCGTGTCCGACATGCGTTCGCTCGCGATCATGCGCGAGACGAGCGCGCCGGTCGTGTTCGACGCGACCCACTCGGTGCAGCTGCCGGGCGGGCAGGGCACGAGCTCGGGCGGCCAGCGCGAATTCGTGCCGGTGCTCGCGCGTGCCGCGGTCGCGACGGGCGTCGCGGGCCTGTTCATGGAAACGCACCCGAATCCGGCCGAAGCGAAGTCGGACGGCCCGAACGCGGTGCCGCTGAACCGGATGGGCGCGTTGCTGGAGACCCTCGTCACGCTCGACCAGGCGGTGAAGCGCCATCCGTTCCTGGAAAACGATTTCAACTAA